A region of the Pseudomonas sp. A34-9 genome:
TTCGACTCGTCACAACCCGGAATTCACCATGTTGGAGTTCTATCAGGCTTACGCCGACTACGAAGACAACATGGACCTGACCGAAGAACTGTTCCGCGAGCTGGCGCAGCTGGTGCTGGGCAGCACCGACGTGCCGTACGGCGACAAGGTGTTCCACTTCGGCGAGCCGTTCGTGCGCCTGTCGGTGTTCGACTCGATCCTCAAGTACAACCCTGAGCTGACTGCCGATGATCTGAACGACATCGACAAGGCGCGCGCCATCGCCAAGAAGGCCGGCGCCAAGGTGCTGGGCTTCGAAGGTCTGGGCAAGCTGCAAGTGATGATTTTCGAAGAGCTGGTCGAGCACAAACTCGAGCAGCCGCACTTCATTACCCAGTACCCGTTCGAAGTGTCGCCGCTGGCCCGTCGCAACGATGACAACCCGAACGTCACTGACCGTTTCGAGCTGTTCATCGGTGGTCGTGAAATCGCCAACGCCTACTCCGAGTTGAACGACGCTGAAGATCAGGCCGAACGCTTCATGGCGCAGGTGGCCGACAAGGACGCCGGTGACGACGAAGCCATGCACTACGACGCCGACTTCGTTCGCGCGCTGGAGTACGGCATGCCGCCAACGGCCGGTGAAGGCATCGGCATCGACCGTCTGGTGATGTTGCTGACCAACTCGCCGTCGATCCGCGATGTGATCCTGTTCCCGCACATGCGACCGCAAGCGTAAACGTTTCAGTTAAAAAGCCGCCTAAAACAGGCGGCTTTTTATTGCCTGTCTGGTACAAATGTATCAATTGGTTAATTTTGCAATAGCAGAGGAAGTTCTGTCGTGATGGGTGCAATAGCTCAAGAGGGTGCAGCGGGAATCGCCACTGCGGTCGCTGAAAGTGTTCAGTACCAGGGCCGCAAGGCCAGCCGACAGGGCAGTGAGCAGCGTCGCCAGGACATTCTCGACGCAGCGATGCGCATTGTCGTGCGTGACGGCGTGCGGGCGGTGCGCCACCGTGCCGTGGCTGCCGAGGCCGGTGTGCCGCTGTCGGCGACCACCTATTACTTCAAGGACATCGATGACCTGCTCACCGATACCTTCGCGCAATATGTCGAGCGCAGCGCGGCGTACATGGCCAAGTTGTGGGTCAACAATGAAGGTCTGCTGCGTGACATGGTCGTCAGTGGTGACGGTAGTCCCGAATCGCGCTCGCAACTGGCTGACGACATTGCGCGGCTGATGGCCGACTACGTGCATCGTCAGTTGGTTAACCGGCGTGAGCATTTGATGGCTGAGCAAGCGTTCCGCCAGGAAGCGCTGCTCAATCCGCGTCTGGCGATTCTGGTGCGCTCGCATCAGCAGATTCTGTTGCAGGGCACCTGCCAGTTGTTCCAGGTATTGGGCTCGCGTGAACCGCAGCAGGATGCCAAGGTGTTGACGGCGATTATCGGACGGATGGAATATCAGGGCCTGCTCAACGACGCCGAGCCTTTGGCCGAAGAGGACATGCTCGGCATTCTGACGCGCTACATGCATCTGGTCCTCGCGTCGGTGTAATCCGCTGTTGTTTCACCCTGTGGGAGCGAGCCTGCTCGCGAATGCGGTCTGACATTCAACATCTCTGTTGCCTGACACACCGCTTTCGCGAGCAGGCTCGCTCCCACAGGGTAATGTGGCAATGTTCAGGGCCGTGTGTTCATAGGGAGTTTTGAATGAAAGCCTGGCGTGGCGTGCTGATCGCCTTGTCGTTCCTGCTGCTCAGTGGCTGTCTGGTGACCTTCAAGGAGCCGCTGGCCGCCAGTGACCCGGCGCCCAAGGGCTTGCTCGGCAAATGGTCGAGCACCAATGCCTGGGGCGAGCCGATGAACCTTGAGCTGACACGCCTGGGCAATGACCGCTATCAGGCCGTCACGTACTTCAAGGCCAGGCCCCACGAGCGCGAAGCCTATCCGTTCACCGTCTCGCGCCACGGCAATCGCTGGTATCTGTCGGTGAAAGTCCCGGCACAGTACGGCGGCCACTACACCATCGCCGGTTTTGAACTCACCGATAAGCACGAACTGGTGGTTTACAACCTCGATCCTGAACAGATCAATCAAGCGATCAAACAGAAAGCCCTCGACGGTCAGGCCTTCCCGACCGACGATGGCGACGGCGTGTTGGTCGACAGCCGCCTCGACAAGGTCTTTGCTTACCTCGACGATCCGGCCAATTCCGATGTTTTCGTTGAAGCCGTGCGCTACCAGCGTCAGGCCCGCGTCCAATAATTAACACGTCAGGTTTTCTACAGGAGTTTCGGGTGGACGATTACCAGC
Encoded here:
- a CDS encoding TetR family transcriptional regulator yields the protein MGAIAQEGAAGIATAVAESVQYQGRKASRQGSEQRRQDILDAAMRIVVRDGVRAVRHRAVAAEAGVPLSATTYYFKDIDDLLTDTFAQYVERSAAYMAKLWVNNEGLLRDMVVSGDGSPESRSQLADDIARLMADYVHRQLVNRREHLMAEQAFRQEALLNPRLAILVRSHQQILLQGTCQLFQVLGSREPQQDAKVLTAIIGRMEYQGLLNDAEPLAEEDMLGILTRYMHLVLASV